DNA sequence from the Elusimicrobiota bacterium genome:
CCCAGGGTGCGATAATTATGTGGTCGGGAGCGATTAATAGTATACCAACCGGATGGGCGTTATGCAACGGGAGTAATGGTACTCCGGATTTGAGGGATAAGTTCATAGTTGGAGCAGGGAATAGTTACAACGTGGCAGATACGGGTGGTTCAACGACAATGGCGCATACTCATACAGGACCAAATCATAACCATGAAGCATTTTGGGCTGACGGTTCTTATCAGGTTTGGGGATATAAGAGTGATGGTAGCTTACAGGATCATCAACTGTGGTTTTATGGAACTAAATATAATGTTACGTCAGGGAATACAGATGCATATAAAGCGTACGGAGGTATGAATAGTACGCATTATTATACTACTATGGCTGGAAATGGAATCACCGGCGCTGCTTCAAATACTGAAAATCGACCGCCATACTACGCGTTAGCATACATAATGAAATTGTAATTATTATGTATACGAAATATTATCGCTTATTACTAATTTGTTTATTCAGTATTATAATATTGAATGTATCTGTTTACGCAAAATCTGAGGGAAATCTTATCGCTAACCGTTTGTCATTAGGGTTAAACTATCCCGGGATTAATGTAAAATACAGTTTCTTAAACAACTTTGCTTTAGACGTTCATTACCAAGGCAGCGCTACGGTCGGTGTTGCAGGAACGAGGGCATGTTATTATTATGTTTTTCCAAAAATAATTATTGTTCCCTATCTAGGTTTGGAGTTAGATTATCTACAGTACAAAAATCAACAAAGCAATGATTGGACGATAACAGGGTCGTATGTTGGCGGGTTACTGGGTGTAGAATACTTTTTCTCGCGGGTGTTAAGCGTTTGCGCAGATATCGGGTACGGAAATATGAATATGGCGAGTACAACAGTCAGCGATGTTTCGTATCTCACCGACAAATACGTGGCAAATATCGGGTTGAACTTGTACATCACCGCGCCAAAACAGAATATCGGCAAATGAGGACATCATTATGAAAATTGTAAAGATTGTTATATGTATATCATCGCTGTGTTTACTTACGGGTAATTTATACTCAGCAACGTTTTCGTTAGGGATGCCTGCGGCAGTAGAGTCCGCAGCAAAAGAGTTTGAAAAAATTATTGAACAAAAACAGCAGGAGCGTATTAATAATAACAATAATATACCGCCTGCCGCGCCGGTGTTGTATGATTTCACAAGCCCGGATACCGACGGAGATTTCACGGTTCGTTGGAATTCAGTTACCAATGCGTTAAACTATATTTGCGAGGAAGACAATAATAATAGTTTTGACAGTCCTGTGACGATATATTCCGGTGCGAACACGTCGTATGACGTTGTCGGGAAATCTACGGGAACGTACTATTATCGTATGAAAGCTACGAACAGTTACGGCAACAGCGCGTGGAGCGCTGCGAAGTCAATCCGGATTCCTTTGATAAGTGGTATGGTACTTATTCCTGCGGGTAATTTCACGACCGGATCTCCGTATGTGTACTCTTCAACAACAACAATATATCTGGACGCATATTATATAGATAAATATGAAGTAACAAATGAGCAGTATAAACAGTTTATGGACGCAGGTGGGTATAGTACACAATCATACTGGACAACCGACGGGTGGACGTGGAAAACTGCAAACAATATAACTCAACCATTTGATTGGACAAGCTCCACTTTCGGGTATATCGCTAATAACGGCACGATCCTTCCCGTAGTTGGCGTAAGTTGGTATGAAGCGTATGCGTACGCGAAATGGGCCGACAAGCGGTTGCCGACGGAAGCGGAGTGGGAGAAAGCAGCAAGAGGTACTGACGCGCGGATGTATCCATGGGGTAGCACATGGCACGCCAACTATTGTAACTGGTACGACGGTACATCAGGCGATGGTACTCAGGATGGATATAGTTATACAGCGCCGGTAGGAAGTTACGAAAACGGGAAAAGCCCGTATGGGTGTTATGATATGGCAGGCAATGCGAACGAATTGTGCAACGACTGGGGCTGGATTTCTTTCATGAACTACAATCCCATCGGTCCTTCTTCAGGTACATCCAAAATATTGTGTGGCGGTTCGTGGTCAGAATCATCAACATGGTGTTTATCATATTACACTAACGGATCTTGGCCATATGATCAGTCTTTCGGTTTTCGTTGTGCAAAATCGAGCGGGACAATAATACCGACAACGCCCATTTTAAATGATATTAGCAATCCTGATATTAACGGTATTTATACGGTAAATTGGGGCAGTGTGTATTCTGTTTCAAGTTATTCATTGGAAGAAGATGATAATAGCGGGTTCAATAGTTCTGTTGAAGTGTATTTCGGAACGAGTACAACAGAAACGTTTTCATCAAAAAAGCCTGATGGCCTTTATTATTATAGGGTAAAAGCTAACGGGAGAGACGGTAGTAGTGCATGGAGTCCTGCGAAGTATGTAACAATAGTCGATACAATAACTCCGACGGTACCTATACTGGTTAGTCCTAATAATAACCAGACAGTTGATACTGAGATTATACCATTTGACTGGACGAATTCTACGGATATAAGCGGAGTAAGTTATGAATTGCAAGTGTCGAGTATTAGTTCGTTCGCTACAACAAATGTCAATCAAACAGGATTGGCAATTTCTAGTTATACGGTCAGCACGATGTTAAGTAATGACACAACCTACTACTGGCGTGTTCGCGCGAAAGACGGCGCAGCAAACCCTAATTGCAGTGGATGGAGCACTGCATGGAATTTTACTGTTGCGATAAGCACCTTACCTGGTATGGTTTTAGTTCCGGCGGGATATTTTGTTATGGGTTCGACTTTTAACGCAGCTGAACAACCGGTACATTCGGTATATCTTGATACATATTATATAGATAAATACGAAGTGACCAACGGGCAGTATAAACAGTTTGTCGATGCGTTAGGTTACAATACTTCGTCATACTGGACTACCGACGGGTGGACATGG
Encoded proteins:
- a CDS encoding SUMF1/EgtB/PvdO family nonheme iron enzyme; translated protein: MKIVKIVICISSLCLLTGNLYSATFSLGMPAAVESAAKEFEKIIEQKQQERINNNNNIPPAAPVLYDFTSPDTDGDFTVRWNSVTNALNYICEEDNNNSFDSPVTIYSGANTSYDVVGKSTGTYYYRMKATNSYGNSAWSAAKSIRIPLISGMVLIPAGNFTTGSPYVYSSTTTIYLDAYYIDKYEVTNEQYKQFMDAGGYSTQSYWTTDGWTWKTANNITQPFDWTSSTFGYIANNGTILPVVGVSWYEAYAYAKWADKRLPTEAEWEKAARGTDARMYPWGSTWHANYCNWYDGTSGDGTQDGYSYTAPVGSYENGKSPYGCYDMAGNANELCNDWGWISFMNYNPIGPSSGTSKILCGGSWSESSTWCLSYYTNGSWPYDQSFGFRCAKSSGTIIPTTPILNDISNPDINGIYTVNWGSVYSVSSYSLEEDDNSGFNSSVEVYFGTSTTETFSSKKPDGLYYYRVKANGRDGSSAWSPAKYVTIVDTITPTVPILVSPNNNQTVDTEIIPFDWTNSTDISGVSYELQVSSISSFATTNVNQTGLAISSYTVSTMLSNDTTYYWRVRAKDGAANPNCSGWSTAWNFTVAISTLPGMVLVPAGYFVMGSTFNAAEQPVHSVYLDTYYIDKYEVTNGQYKQFVDALGYNTSSYWTTDGWTW